The following are from one region of the Streptomyces changanensis genome:
- a CDS encoding TnsA-like heteromeric transposase endonuclease subunit encodes MPADLLQSACPWRTFRWHKGQKHYSGTYWSATMRDHVIYESRLELSRLLFADFDPAVRGIVAQPFLLKTVLEGKVRRHIPDYLLLTEQAPVVVDVKPLHRLSKPEVAITFDWTRQAVELRGWKYEVWSEPPAVELENIRFLAGYRRDWLFSPEILEDLRGAELDGVSLRQAARCLPNRPESQVRSAIHHLLWMQSLVTDLNRPLGPSHVLRWVA; translated from the coding sequence GTGCCTGCCGATCTCCTGCAGTCGGCTTGTCCGTGGCGGACGTTCCGCTGGCACAAGGGCCAGAAGCACTACTCCGGCACTTACTGGTCGGCGACGATGCGGGATCACGTGATCTACGAGTCGCGACTGGAGCTGTCGCGGTTGCTCTTCGCCGACTTCGATCCGGCCGTACGCGGCATCGTGGCCCAGCCCTTCTTGCTGAAGACGGTGTTGGAGGGGAAGGTCCGTCGGCACATACCGGACTATCTCCTCCTTACCGAGCAGGCACCGGTGGTCGTCGACGTCAAGCCGCTGCATCGGTTGTCCAAACCAGAGGTGGCGATCACCTTCGATTGGACCCGGCAGGCGGTGGAGTTGCGGGGATGGAAGTACGAGGTCTGGAGCGAGCCTCCGGCCGTGGAGCTGGAGAACATCCGGTTCCTGGCAGGCTACCGACGGGACTGGCTGTTCAGCCCAGAGATCCTGGAAGACCTTCGGGGAGCTGAGCTCGACGGTGTCTCTCTGAGGCAGGCCGCGCGCTGTCTGCCGAATCGTCCGGAGTCCCAAGTCCGCTCTGCCATCCATCATTTGCTCTGGATGCAGTCTCTCGTTACCGACCTCAATCGGCCGCTGGGCCCTTCACACGTTCTGAGGTGGGTGGCATGA
- a CDS encoding AAA family ATPase, with protein MNDGSVPQPGSLALSRKEDFKAFAESPRRSRPDLLTRKQLKSLPTQARADYDRQRRQWHANIGPVKTPQLTELHEDLWDIVDSNEQDGDKAKGAVAVDAFPGLGKTTSVLAFARDFHQREIEESGAFTSQGHERIPVCRVGLTGNTGMKDLNRAMLEFFGHPGQMRGTTAQFGRRVLDCVLSCDVRLVVLDDLHFLKWGQKSGIEVSNHLKWIANEFPVTLLMVGVELAKKGLFGEGTNGRDTALAQTGRRTTRLGLRPFTIDMEAGRREWRQMLLALEQRVVLTDKHPGMLADDLSDYLFARSTGHIGSLMTLINRSCQRAVRTGAERLDQELMDRVKNDEASEAARLELQAALEKKRLTSRPRPRSRRPA; from the coding sequence GTGAACGACGGCAGCGTTCCGCAGCCAGGCAGTCTTGCCTTGTCGCGGAAGGAGGACTTCAAGGCGTTCGCAGAGAGCCCTCGCCGCAGCCGGCCCGACCTGCTGACCCGCAAGCAGCTGAAGTCCCTGCCCACACAGGCGCGGGCGGACTACGACCGTCAGCGCCGGCAGTGGCACGCGAACATCGGCCCGGTCAAGACGCCGCAACTGACAGAGCTCCATGAAGACCTATGGGACATCGTCGACAGCAACGAGCAGGACGGCGACAAGGCCAAGGGGGCGGTGGCCGTCGACGCGTTCCCGGGTCTGGGCAAGACGACCTCGGTGCTGGCCTTCGCCCGCGACTTCCACCAGCGGGAGATCGAGGAGTCGGGCGCGTTCACGAGCCAAGGGCACGAGCGGATCCCGGTCTGCCGGGTCGGGCTGACCGGGAACACCGGAATGAAGGATCTCAACCGGGCCATGCTGGAGTTCTTCGGCCACCCCGGACAGATGCGGGGGACCACCGCCCAGTTCGGACGGCGGGTGCTGGACTGCGTGCTGTCCTGTGATGTCCGCCTGGTGGTTCTGGACGATCTGCACTTTTTGAAATGGGGACAGAAGAGCGGCATCGAGGTGAGCAACCACCTGAAGTGGATCGCCAACGAGTTCCCGGTGACGTTGCTGATGGTGGGGGTCGAGCTCGCGAAGAAGGGCCTGTTCGGCGAAGGAACGAACGGGCGCGACACCGCTCTGGCCCAGACCGGCCGCCGCACCACCCGCCTCGGGCTTCGTCCGTTCACCATCGATATGGAGGCCGGGCGCCGGGAGTGGCGGCAGATGCTGCTGGCCCTCGAACAGCGAGTCGTGCTCACCGACAAGCATCCCGGCATGCTCGCGGACGACCTGTCGGACTACCTCTTCGCCCGCAGCACCGGACACATCGGCTCGCTGATGACGCTGATCAACCGCAGCTGCCAGCGGGCGGTCCGCACCGGCGCCGAACGTCTTGACCAGGAGCTCATGGACCGGGTGAAGAACGACGAGGCATCCGAGGCCGCCCGCCTCGAACTGCAGGCCGCGCTGGAGAAGAAACGGCTGACCAGCCGCCCGCGGCCCCGGAGCCGGCGACCCGCATGA
- a CDS encoding helix-turn-helix domain-containing protein — MSRAGARVGVGTRFRYDGESVEVVEMAATTAGNEVVLKDGRGRLLRLSLKELLFSDRAAVSPDGPGPSADDEEEIASVVLGQLDSSARAKVLERAEHVREVLTGYRSGAPELARDGEPRPAYRPEQPWEARYTAKAAELGVSPRAVKQWVSDFRRGGEAGLAPKKTTERPHSGVDDRWVETAVEVMAEHTDQSRPSRTMVIERTRARVIARFGEGVVRQPSRATAFRLLEELERRHPLFRLSTKRNRDIAGRPEGPYGKLRPTRPGEYLLMDSTRLDVFAFDPLTLKWVQAELSVGMDWYSRCITGIRLTPVSTKAVDVSAVLFQSFRPRLAGRDWPRHAVWPEHGIPRTVLVDVEGATGPGLASPPLVPETLVVDHGKVYVSEHLTSVCRRMGISIQPARLRTGRDKGPVERYFRTLREGLLQVLPGYKGPDIHSRGESPEDDAFFFLDELEAIIREWTAAVYHCRPHSSLVDPGLPGLRMSPAKMFEHGMARAGYIEAPRDRDLAYEFLQTKWRTVQHYGVEIGRRRYSGPGLPEPGVLSPYDSPVKNGWPFQVDPDDITRIYFRDPATRAWRTLVWEHAPSAEMPLSEDALTFARQLAASKYRFPDDRLAVADLLERWNLGLGTTIAERRMALRLSREQAAIELPESEAETVVSLPSVRKALGQDEQTAELREPDVVTETGDDDEADLEDLAGEDDFYADALEDV; from the coding sequence ATGAGTAGAGCAGGGGCTCGGGTCGGGGTCGGTACGCGCTTCCGCTACGACGGGGAATCCGTCGAGGTGGTGGAGATGGCTGCGACCACGGCAGGCAACGAAGTGGTCCTGAAGGATGGCCGGGGGCGATTGCTGCGCCTGTCACTCAAAGAACTTCTGTTCTCGGACCGTGCCGCTGTAAGTCCAGACGGCCCGGGACCGTCAGCCGACGACGAAGAGGAGATCGCTTCGGTCGTACTTGGGCAGCTCGACAGCTCTGCACGGGCGAAAGTCCTTGAACGCGCTGAGCACGTCCGGGAGGTTCTGACGGGATACCGGTCTGGAGCTCCGGAACTGGCACGCGATGGTGAGCCCCGACCGGCCTATCGCCCGGAGCAACCGTGGGAGGCTCGATACACGGCAAAGGCGGCTGAGCTGGGGGTATCACCTCGTGCCGTGAAGCAATGGGTCTCTGACTTTCGTCGTGGCGGAGAGGCCGGGCTCGCGCCGAAGAAGACAACAGAAAGACCCCACTCAGGAGTTGATGATCGGTGGGTGGAGACCGCGGTAGAGGTGATGGCCGAGCACACCGACCAGTCGCGGCCGTCGCGGACGATGGTGATCGAGCGGACCCGGGCTCGGGTAATAGCGCGGTTCGGTGAGGGGGTGGTGCGGCAGCCGAGCCGGGCGACGGCCTTTCGCCTTCTGGAGGAGCTGGAGCGACGCCATCCGCTGTTCCGGCTGAGTACGAAGCGGAACCGGGATATCGCCGGTCGGCCGGAGGGTCCGTACGGGAAGCTGCGGCCGACGCGTCCGGGTGAGTATCTGCTGATGGACTCCACCCGCTTGGACGTCTTTGCGTTCGACCCGTTGACGCTGAAGTGGGTTCAGGCCGAGTTGAGTGTCGGGATGGACTGGTACTCCCGCTGCATCACGGGGATCCGGCTGACTCCGGTCTCGACGAAGGCGGTGGATGTCAGTGCGGTGCTGTTCCAGTCGTTTCGGCCGCGGCTGGCGGGGCGGGACTGGCCGCGGCACGCGGTCTGGCCCGAGCATGGCATCCCCCGCACCGTCCTGGTCGATGTCGAAGGCGCCACCGGGCCGGGGCTGGCCTCGCCGCCTTTGGTTCCCGAGACGCTGGTCGTCGACCACGGCAAGGTCTATGTCTCGGAGCACCTGACCAGTGTCTGCCGACGGATGGGCATCTCCATCCAGCCGGCCCGGCTGCGGACGGGCCGCGATAAGGGGCCGGTCGAGCGCTACTTCCGGACTTTGCGGGAGGGGCTGCTGCAGGTGCTGCCCGGCTATAAGGGCCCCGACATCCACTCGCGGGGTGAGAGCCCGGAGGACGACGCGTTCTTCTTCCTCGACGAGCTTGAGGCGATCATCCGGGAGTGGACCGCGGCGGTCTATCACTGCCGGCCGCATTCCAGTCTGGTCGATCCCGGTCTGCCGGGTCTGCGGATGTCCCCAGCGAAGATGTTCGAGCACGGCATGGCGCGGGCGGGTTACATCGAAGCGCCCCGCGACCGGGACCTGGCTTACGAGTTCCTGCAGACGAAGTGGCGCACGGTCCAGCACTACGGGGTCGAGATCGGCCGCCGCCGTTACAGCGGCCCCGGCCTGCCCGAGCCGGGAGTCCTTAGCCCCTACGACAGTCCGGTCAAGAACGGCTGGCCTTTCCAGGTGGACCCCGACGACATCACCCGGATCTACTTCCGCGATCCGGCTACTCGGGCCTGGCGCACGCTGGTCTGGGAGCACGCGCCATCGGCCGAGATGCCGCTGAGCGAGGACGCGTTGACGTTCGCCCGGCAGCTGGCGGCCTCGAAGTATCGCTTTCCTGACGACCGGCTTGCCGTCGCTGATTTGTTGGAGCGGTGGAATCTCGGGCTGGGCACCACGATCGCCGAGCGGCGCATGGCCCTGCGGCTCTCGCGCGAGCAGGCCGCCATCGAGCTTCCGGAGAGTGAGGCGGAGACGGTCGTCTCGCTTCCGTCCGTACGCAAGGCCCTCGGCCAGGACGAGCAGACCGCGGAACTGCGGGAGCCCGACGTGGTGACGGAGACCGGGGATGACGACGAGGCCGATCTGGAGGACCTCGCCGGGGAGGACGACTTCTACGCCGATGCCCTGGAGGACGTGTGA
- the dnaB gene encoding replicative DNA helicase, with the protein MDDPWTDSGPSDRLPVSRQRGGEGLVGGRGGGRGRGRDEQHERGADGGPWDGGGAGAFERVPPQDLDAEQSVLGGMLLSKDAIADVVEIIKGHDFYRPAHETIFQAILDLYAKGEPADPITVGAELTKRGEVNRVGGASYLHTLVQSVPTAANASYYAEIVHERAVLRRLVEAGTKITQMGYAADGDVDEIVNQAQAEIYAVTEQRTSEDYLPLGDIMEGALDEIEAIGSRSGEMTGVPTGFTDFDSLTNGLHPGQMIVIAARPAMGKSTLALDFARACSIKHNLPSVIFSLEMGRNEIAMRLLSAEARVALHHMRSGTMTDEDWTRLARRMPDVSQAPLYIDDSPNLSMMEIRAKCRRLKQRNNLKLVVIDYLQLMQSGGSKRAESRQQEVSDMSRNLKLLAKELELPVIALSQLNRGPEQRTDKKPMVSDLRESGSIEQDADMVILLHREDAYEKESPRAGEADLIVAKHRNGPTATITVAFQGHYSRFVDMAQT; encoded by the coding sequence TTGGACGACCCCTGGACCGACAGCGGACCGAGCGACCGCCTGCCCGTCTCCCGGCAGCGCGGCGGCGAGGGTCTCGTCGGCGGACGGGGTGGCGGCCGCGGCCGGGGACGCGACGAGCAGCACGAACGGGGCGCCGACGGCGGCCCCTGGGACGGCGGCGGCGCGGGCGCCTTCGAGCGCGTCCCCCCGCAGGACCTGGACGCCGAGCAGTCCGTGCTGGGCGGCATGCTCCTCTCCAAGGACGCCATCGCGGACGTCGTGGAGATCATCAAGGGTCACGACTTCTACCGTCCGGCGCACGAGACGATCTTCCAGGCGATTCTCGACCTCTACGCGAAGGGGGAGCCCGCCGACCCGATCACGGTCGGCGCCGAGCTGACGAAGCGCGGCGAGGTCAACCGTGTGGGCGGTGCGTCGTACCTGCACACGCTGGTGCAGTCCGTGCCGACGGCCGCCAACGCCTCGTACTACGCCGAGATCGTCCACGAGCGCGCGGTCCTCCGACGGCTGGTGGAGGCCGGCACCAAGATCACGCAGATGGGATACGCCGCAGACGGCGACGTCGACGAGATCGTCAACCAGGCGCAGGCCGAGATCTACGCCGTCACCGAGCAGCGCACGAGCGAGGACTACCTCCCCCTCGGCGACATCATGGAGGGCGCCCTCGACGAGATCGAGGCGATCGGCTCCCGCAGCGGCGAGATGACCGGCGTGCCCACGGGCTTCACCGACTTCGACTCCCTGACCAACGGCCTGCACCCCGGCCAGATGATCGTCATCGCCGCCCGTCCCGCCATGGGAAAGTCGACCCTGGCGCTGGACTTCGCCCGGGCATGCTCGATCAAGCACAACCTGCCCAGCGTGATCTTCTCCCTGGAGATGGGGCGCAACGAGATCGCGATGCGCCTGCTCTCCGCGGAGGCGCGGGTCGCCCTGCACCACATGCGCTCCGGCACGATGACCGACGAGGACTGGACCCGGCTGGCCCGGCGCATGCCGGACGTCTCCCAGGCACCGCTCTACATCGACGACTCCCCGAACCTGTCGATGATGGAGATCCGCGCCAAGTGCCGCCGCCTCAAGCAGCGCAACAACCTGAAGCTGGTCGTCATCGACTACCTTCAGCTGATGCAGTCCGGCGGTTCGAAGCGCGCCGAGAGCCGGCAGCAGGAGGTCTCGGACATGTCCCGTAACCTCAAGCTGCTGGCGAAGGAGCTGGAGCTTCCGGTCATCGCTCTCTCCCAGCTGAACCGAGGCCCCGAGCAGCGCACGGACAAGAAGCCGATGGTCTCCGACCTGCGCGAGTCCGGTTCCATCGAGCAGGACGCCGACATGGTGATCCTGCTCCACCGCGAGGACGCCTACGAGAAGGAGTCCCCGCGCGCCGGCGAGGCCGACCTGATCGTCGCCAAGCACCGTAACGGTCCGACGGCGACGATCACCGTCGCGTTCCAGGGTCACTACTCCCGCTTCGTGGACATGGCCCAGACCTGA